DNA sequence from the Prochlorothrix hollandica PCC 9006 = CALU 1027 genome:
ACCGATAACCCCAGTTCTGCCTCATAGAGATAACGCACCCGTCCTTCCGCTGCGTAGGGTTGGACTAGGGCGGCGGTGCCATCGGTGGAGGCATTGTCGATCACGAGGATCTCAAAGGCGGGCAGGGCTTGGCGCAGGAGACTTTCGATCGCCGCCTGGAGATAACGATCGCGGTTATGGGTGCAAATAATGGCGGCAATGGTAAGGGGGGGCGATGACTGATCCATGGTGGGGGAAGGTCGTGGCGGGCAGGTGGTTTGGGTCCGTGGCTTGGGTCTGTGGTCTGTTGCCACTGTAGCCTATGGCTGCTGCCCCTGGGCCAGTGTTGGGTTGGCCGGGATTCCTGGTTTAGGTGTTGGCTAGAAGCCGTTGCCAGGTCAGGGTATGACCATCACGATCGAGGCTCCAGCGTAGTAATTGATTGGCGGCACGACCCATGAACGGTCGATCGCGGCGGGAGGCTTCCCAGCGATCGCCCAAGGCTTGGCGGGGTGCAGTGGTGGCCAGGGCAATGGCTTCCTCCACACTGCACACTCCCCACCGCACCAGGTTACTCACCCCCGTCAGCAAGGGTTCCGTCGTCCCCGCCAGGGTTCCATCCGCCAGCCGTGCGGTGCCTTGGTCTACGGTCATGTGGCGATCGTCCCAGGGATAAGTCCCATCCCCCAACCCCAGGGGCGCTAGGGCATCACTCACCAAAAATAAATGTTCGCTGTAGTTGCCCGCCCTCAACAGAATCTGCAACATCAGCGGTGACACATGTTGACCATCGGCAATGAACCCAGCAAAGACCCCCGGTTCCAGCAAAGCAGCCCCCAATAGGCCCGGTTCCCGGTGGTGGAGGGGAGGCATGGCATTAAAGGCATGGGTGACCAGGGTGGCCCCTTGGCGAAAGGCAGCTTGGGCCTGGGCTGCGGTGGCCTGGGAATGGCCCAAACTGACGGCGATGCCCTGCTGACAGAGGTAGGGAATCACTTCCCCCGTGGGATCCAGTTCTGGGGCCAGGGTCATGACCTTGACCCACTGACCCTGATCCGCCAGTAGGGTTTTCAGGGTGGCCAGGGTTAGGGGTTGGAGATACTGTTGCGGGTGTGCGCCCCGTTTGCTGGGGTTTAAGCAGGGACCTTCCAAATGGACCCCCAGAATTTTGGCGGAACCTACCCGATGAATTTGTTGGTCGTAGCGGTGAATGGTGGCCAGGGCTTGCTGAATCTGTTGGGGTGAGGTGGTGACGAGGGTGGGTAGAAACGCATCCACTCCCTGTTGCCATAAAAACTGACAGATTTCCCCCAGCTTGCCCAGGTGGTTCAGGGTCAGGTCTGTAAATGATAGTCCCAAGGCTCCATTGATTTGGAGATCCACGCCCCCCAAGGACAGCCAGTCTCCCTGGAGGTTCACCACCTGTAACCGTTCCGGTGGCGGTTGTTTAAACGCTTGGGCCATGGGCTGAATCGATCGCACCAACCCTTGGGGATCCACCCACACACACAGCAGGTCTGGGTGACCGGGTAAGCGGGCATGGGTGATTAAGGTGGTGGACTGTTTGGAGTCGCTACAACTGTCAGGGACAGAGGAGGGATGATCTGAGAATGAAGTTACCTGGGCCATGGTGTTACGCTCAATCTGCTAGCAGCACAAAACTGAGATTCCTGGGGGCGCGATCGGTCGCATTCATCATATTGAAAATTGTATTTAAGGCGGTTGGTCTTAAACACCACAAAACCCACGGGTCAATGCCACGGGTCAATGCCAAGCCTGAATGCCAAGATTACAGGCCAAGATTACATGCCAACCCTACACGTTAACCCTAAACGCCGACCCTACAGGTCAACAGTGGGGACGAACCCAGGGCCAAGCGTTCAGGGATTCCCCTGGATGACGATCTTAGGGGCTATGCATTGGCACGGATCAGCAGAAGAGGTTGGGCAACTCCGCTGGGGTGCGATAACACCTTGGGGTTTTTCCTCCGTTCAGTTCTCTTGTTCGGTTCTCTTGTTCAGTTTTCCTCAGCTACAGCAACCCTAAATCAGTTGTAAGGATCTCGACGGCTGAAACCCTTGGTGTGGTGTGCCCCCTCCGGGGGCACACCACACGACCCATTTAGGACTGCTGTAAGTCCAATAAACTCAAGTCCAACCGGCCTAAGTCCAAGCTGGGGGGATGGACACAGCTCGTTACAAAAATTAAAATTTACAGAAATGACCGTAGACAAAAAGCAGCGCAAATAAAGCGAGGAATTGAAAAACTAAGCTGTAATTATTCTTAGGTTCTACTATCCCACATTTGGGGTCCGTTCATGGGCTTCCCTGGGGTTTACCAACAAGGTCGCAACTTGTCGATGAGCAGCTTAGACATTACCCTGGTTATAGGCAGAAAATTCAGCATTAACTCGCTGTTAAGCAAGGACAACCCATGATCAAAAATCGGGACTATACCTTAATTCTGGATATGAGCGGTAGTATGGCTACCCCCGACCAATCTGGAGGGGTCAGTCGCTGGCAAGCCGCCCAAGAGTCCACCTTAGCCCTAGCCCGAAAATGCGAACAGTTGGATCCCGACGGCATTACTGTCTATGTCTTTTCTACCCGGTTCCAGCGCTATGATTCTGTCACCAGCGCTAAGGTTGCTGAGGTTTTCGCCCAAAATAACCCTGGGGGACTGACTAACTTAGTGGCACCGCTCCAGAATGCTATTAATGGCTATTTACAGCGGCGATCGCAACCGGACTATGACAAAGCTGGAGAGACGATCCTAGTCATTACCGATGGCCAACCCAGCGATCGTCAAGGGGTGATCGATACCATTATCAAGGCAACCCAACACCTCGATCGCGATGAGGAACTGGGGATTTCCTTTATTCAAGTGGGGGACGATCCCCAGGCCACCCACTTCCTCAAAACCTTAGATGACGATCTCCAACGGATTGGCGCAAAGTTCGATATTTGTGACACGATCACCATGGACGACATGGCAGACATGAGCTTGGCAGAGGTGCTGCTGAACGCGATCGAAGACTAAGATCTTTAAGACCTATGGATCCCATTGATAAACTCCTACAGACCATGAAACCGCAGTCTCCTGGGGCTGGTGCTTCGTCGGGGAAGGCTCAACCGTCAGTCCCGGCCCAGACCCCGCCGCCTCAAGCCGATGGGGAGTCCACCCCCCACCCCCATTCGATCGATGAGTTGCTGTCCCATCTGCCGGGATCAGGACAGTCTGGAGTTAAGCAACGGGATCCTTTGGCTGAGTTTAAACATCCGTCTGCCCCGCCGGTTAGTTCTGGGGCTGGTTCTGGGGCTGGTTCTGGGGTTACCTCCCCTGCTCCCCCAGAGTCCCGGCTTGATCTGGCTAAACTGCCCCGATCCAGTAGTTCTGGGCCAACGGCTCCCCTTCCCGGATCGCCTCATCCTCCTAAACCTCATCCTCCTAAATTAGATCTGGCTAAACTAGACCGGGCCAAACTAGACCCAGATCAGTTAGACCGGGGAAAACTAGACCAGGGAAAATTAGACCGGGGAAAACTAGACCAGGGAAAATTAGACCGGGGAAAACTAGACCGGGGAAAACTAGACCTGACCAAACTCGTGGGTGCCAGCGGTTCCCATGACCTT
Encoded proteins:
- the nagA gene encoding N-acetylglucosamine-6-phosphate deacetylase, translating into MAQVTSFSDHPSSVPDSCSDSKQSTTLITHARLPGHPDLLCVWVDPQGLVRSIQPMAQAFKQPPPERLQVVNLQGDWLSLGGVDLQINGALGLSFTDLTLNHLGKLGEICQFLWQQGVDAFLPTLVTTSPQQIQQALATIHRYDQQIHRVGSAKILGVHLEGPCLNPSKRGAHPQQYLQPLTLATLKTLLADQGQWVKVMTLAPELDPTGEVIPYLCQQGIAVSLGHSQATAAQAQAAFRQGATLVTHAFNAMPPLHHREPGLLGAALLEPGVFAGFIADGQHVSPLMLQILLRAGNYSEHLFLVSDALAPLGLGDGTYPWDDRHMTVDQGTARLADGTLAGTTEPLLTGVSNLVRWGVCSVEEAIALATTAPRQALGDRWEASRRDRPFMGRAANQLLRWSLDRDGHTLTWQRLLANT
- a CDS encoding vWA domain-containing protein; the encoded protein is MIKNRDYTLILDMSGSMATPDQSGGVSRWQAAQESTLALARKCEQLDPDGITVYVFSTRFQRYDSVTSAKVAEVFAQNNPGGLTNLVAPLQNAINGYLQRRSQPDYDKAGETILVITDGQPSDRQGVIDTIIKATQHLDRDEELGISFIQVGDDPQATHFLKTLDDDLQRIGAKFDICDTITMDDMADMSLAEVLLNAIED